In the Desulfobacterales bacterium genome, one interval contains:
- a CDS encoding MFS transporter permease, with translation MKKITVPREKAVFWLDKNGCWHNEHGPFEHKKVIRYFHAAIRKDAGGYHVYQQSDEFEEKVYFNFEDTALFVFDLILDGDITAVLNTQKKILLNPKELFIRKDNLYVQLGDEIAKFTSQSLVTLSKRLFHEGEGVFIETNAGRVAIKRK, from the coding sequence ATGAAGAAAATAACGGTTCCAAGGGAAAAGGCCGTATTCTGGCTGGATAAAAACGGCTGCTGGCATAACGAGCACGGCCCGTTCGAACACAAGAAAGTCATCCGGTATTTTCACGCCGCTATTCGAAAAGATGCGGGCGGCTACCACGTCTATCAACAGTCGGACGAATTTGAAGAAAAAGTCTATTTCAATTTCGAGGATACGGCGTTATTCGTTTTTGATCTCATCCTCGACGGCGACATCACCGCGGTTTTAAACACCCAAAAAAAAATTCTTCTGAACCCGAAAGAGTTATTTATTCGGAAAGACAACCTCTATGTGCAATTAGGCGATGAGATTGCCAAATTCACGAGTCAAAGCCTCGTAACGCTTTCCAAGCGGTTATTCCATGAGGGCGAAGGCGTGTTTATCGAGACGAATGCGGGACGTGTCGCGATCAAGCGGAAATAA
- a CDS encoding glutamate synthase-related protein, which yields MYPKRAVTPSTLSVKDLPWQVLWDKDKCTLCGQCTAVCPVNAIELGVFRKREVLTGLNISTTPENTFQIWYGIRQKTDPAYKCVGCAMCNLVCPNNAITPLRSDETDKLRFHIDRGGQPRRRGGRRNSGESLLDRIKFIRISMLTDPALDAGRHEFELRTLLGRMLPPEENLQHLKQNGWIPPVREIYPLIIGGMSFGALSPNMWEGLQMGVAYLNEEMGMPVRISTGEGGCPPRLLRSRFLKYVILQIASGYFGWDEIIHAIPHMKEDPCAVEIKYGQGAKPGDGGLLMWYKVNQLIAAIRGVPAGVNLPSPPTHQTKYSIEEAVAKMIQSMSMAWGFRVPVYPKISATSTTNAVLNNLSRNPYAAGLAIDGEDGGTGAAYNISMNHMGHPIASNIRDAYLNLVKIGRQNEIPLFAGGGVGKTGNLAANAAALIMLGASGIQTGKYIMQAAAGCLGSESDRCNICNIGLCPKGITSQDPRLYRRLDAEDVAQRVVDVFLSFDMELRKIFAPLGRSTSLPIGMSDALGIDDAAAAERLSIKYVV from the coding sequence ATGTACCCAAAGCGCGCCGTTACCCCTTCCACACTGAGTGTAAAGGATTTGCCCTGGCAGGTTCTCTGGGACAAGGACAAGTGCACCCTGTGCGGGCAGTGTACGGCTGTTTGTCCTGTAAACGCGATCGAGCTGGGCGTGTTTCGCAAACGGGAAGTCCTTACCGGCCTTAATATTTCAACGACGCCGGAAAACACCTTTCAAATCTGGTACGGCATTCGACAGAAGACGGACCCGGCCTATAAATGCGTCGGCTGCGCCATGTGCAACCTGGTTTGCCCCAACAACGCCATTACCCCGCTTCGTTCCGATGAAACGGATAAGCTGCGGTTTCATATCGACCGGGGCGGACAACCCAGGAGACGCGGCGGGCGACGCAACAGTGGTGAGAGTTTGTTGGATCGCATCAAATTCATCCGGATTTCCATGCTGACGGACCCGGCGCTGGATGCGGGCCGGCATGAATTTGAGCTGCGGACCCTGTTGGGCCGCATGCTGCCGCCCGAAGAGAATTTGCAGCACCTGAAGCAAAATGGCTGGATTCCGCCTGTGCGCGAGATCTATCCGCTGATTATCGGCGGAATGTCCTTTGGCGCTTTATCTCCAAATATGTGGGAGGGGCTTCAGATGGGGGTCGCCTACTTGAACGAGGAGATGGGCATGCCGGTCCGCATTTCAACCGGTGAAGGAGGATGCCCGCCCCGATTGCTGCGCTCACGGTTTTTAAAATATGTGATTTTGCAGATCGCCAGCGGGTATTTCGGATGGGATGAGATCATTCACGCCATTCCCCACATGAAGGAAGACCCTTGCGCGGTGGAGATTAAATATGGCCAGGGGGCAAAGCCGGGCGATGGCGGGCTTCTCATGTGGTATAAGGTCAATCAGCTCATCGCCGCCATTCGGGGGGTGCCGGCCGGAGTCAATCTGCCCAGTCCGCCCACGCACCAGACAAAATACTCCATCGAGGAGGCCGTGGCCAAGATGATTCAGTCCATGAGCATGGCTTGGGGGTTCAGGGTGCCTGTTTATCCTAAAATATCAGCCACCTCAACGACGAATGCCGTGCTCAATAATTTAAGCCGGAATCCCTATGCGGCGGGTCTTGCCATTGACGGCGAGGACGGCGGCACAGGGGCTGCCTATAATATCTCCATGAACCATATGGGCCACCCCATTGCCAGCAATATTCGGGATGCCTATTTGAACCTCGTGAAAATCGGTCGTCAGAATGAAATTCCCCTGTTCGCGGGCGGCGGTGTTGGAAAAACCGGCAATCTGGCGGCCAATGCGGCGGCGCTCATCATGCTGGGCGCTAGCGGAATTCAGACCGGAAAATATATCATGCAGGCAGCTGCGGGATGCCTGGGGTCTGAAAGCGACCGGTGCAATATTTGTAATATCGGCTTATGCCCGAAGGGAATTACTTCCCAGGATCCGAGACTTTACCGGCGCCTGGACGCAGAGGATGTGGCCCAGCGCGTGGTGGACGTATTTTTGAGCTTCGATATGGAGTTGCGGAAAATTTTCGCGCCGCTTGGGCGTTCCACCTCGCTTCCCATCGGAATGTCCGATGCGCTGGGGATTGATGACGCGGCGGCCGCTGAAAGGCTTTCAATCAAGTATGTCGTGTAA
- a CDS encoding RNB domain-containing ribonuclease — MESGNIVEFIDHQKIICAVVLEVKSARLRLLTEADREVNLSASRLAHRCEQRLDPAMGRTKLVQLLKETALRRNALTNRVDIKELWEVLNSEQEWIDVSTMTAFCFPNTPTSDQESAVVRAFFQNRTYFKFNEDGFFPYTEEQVKQMNARAAEEERKNTLIQAGGDWLKSVIEDKRQSIPGPVPEDKTALISLLTSYYLFEKESDDPVLAKAVMARAGVKNEEIIFHALVKLGIWKKNENIDLLRLKVPDEFPEPVAESAVALYGKYGQQSIEAFLNGNRRDLTDLPLLTIDGQATLDFDDALSIQDKGDHLLLGVHIADVGYFVKKDDPIDREALLRGSSIYMPDQKISMVPPELAENLCSLMAGMLRPAISLLVRMDRSGKVLDYDIVPSVINIKRQLTYYDTANMAEKDGEIALLYGIAQKFRAFRLSQGAVQISLPEINIWIDETGAPNVSKVNRESPGRMLVAEIMILANWLMAKYLSSRGVPAVFRAQPEPRERLFKQSEGTLFQNWMQRKHLSRFMLGRSPGNHSGLGLDAYVTATSPIRKYFDLITQRQIRAVLGMEAPYTEKQIEELLQKLEQPMSAVSRLQFRRNRYWLLKHLEKRTGQKEEAIVLNKRKDGYSILLTEYMVECFMPQSGGINLKPEDLIRITIQNINARNDVISVFLG; from the coding sequence ATGGAATCAGGAAACATCGTCGAGTTCATCGATCATCAGAAAATTATATGCGCCGTCGTTTTGGAGGTGAAAAGCGCGCGGCTTCGGCTACTCACCGAGGCCGATCGGGAGGTGAACCTTTCCGCGAGCCGTTTGGCGCACCGGTGCGAGCAACGTCTGGACCCGGCCATGGGCAGGACCAAATTGGTACAACTGCTCAAAGAAACCGCCCTTCGCCGCAACGCACTCACCAATCGAGTCGATATCAAGGAACTCTGGGAGGTGCTCAACTCGGAACAGGAATGGATAGATGTATCTACCATGACCGCCTTTTGTTTTCCCAATACACCGACCAGTGATCAGGAGTCGGCCGTCGTGCGTGCCTTTTTCCAGAACCGAACCTATTTTAAATTCAACGAGGACGGTTTTTTCCCCTATACCGAAGAACAGGTAAAACAAATGAATGCCAGGGCCGCCGAGGAAGAACGCAAAAATACCCTCATTCAAGCGGGAGGCGACTGGCTAAAAAGCGTTATCGAGGATAAGCGGCAGTCCATTCCCGGACCGGTGCCCGAGGATAAAACAGCGCTCATATCGCTGTTAACATCCTATTATTTATTTGAAAAGGAATCCGATGACCCTGTGCTTGCCAAAGCCGTGATGGCCCGGGCCGGTGTCAAAAATGAAGAAATCATTTTTCATGCCCTGGTCAAGCTCGGCATCTGGAAAAAGAACGAGAATATCGATCTGCTGCGACTGAAAGTCCCGGATGAATTCCCCGAGCCGGTGGCGGAAAGCGCGGTGGCGCTTTACGGAAAATATGGCCAACAATCCATCGAAGCTTTTCTGAATGGAAACCGGCGCGATCTGACGGATCTGCCGCTTCTGACCATCGATGGACAGGCTACCCTCGATTTCGATGATGCCTTGAGTATTCAGGATAAGGGAGACCACCTTCTGCTGGGTGTTCATATTGCCGATGTGGGTTATTTTGTCAAAAAGGATGACCCGATTGACCGGGAAGCGCTGCTTCGCGGCAGCTCGATCTATATGCCGGATCAAAAGATTTCCATGGTTCCGCCCGAATTGGCCGAGAATTTATGCAGCCTCATGGCGGGTATGTTACGCCCCGCCATCAGCCTGTTGGTGAGAATGGACCGTTCGGGCAAAGTGCTCGACTATGACATCGTGCCCAGCGTCATCAACATCAAGCGGCAGTTGACCTATTATGATACGGCCAATATGGCGGAAAAGGACGGCGAGATCGCTCTGCTCTACGGTATCGCTCAGAAATTCAGAGCATTCAGGCTCTCGCAGGGGGCAGTCCAAATTTCTCTGCCGGAAATCAACATCTGGATAGACGAGACAGGCGCGCCCAACGTCAGCAAGGTGAACCGTGAAAGCCCGGGCCGAATGCTGGTGGCGGAAATCATGATTCTGGCCAATTGGCTCATGGCCAAATACCTTTCCTCCCGTGGCGTGCCGGCGGTTTTCAGGGCGCAGCCCGAGCCCAGGGAGCGGCTTTTCAAGCAAAGCGAGGGCACGCTGTTTCAGAACTGGATGCAACGGAAGCATTTAAGCCGGTTCATGCTCGGCCGCTCGCCCGGTAACCATTCGGGGCTAGGGCTGGACGCCTATGTCACGGCCACCAGCCCCATCCGCAAGTACTTCGATCTGATCACGCAACGCCAGATTCGCGCCGTCCTCGGCATGGAAGCGCCGTACACGGAAAAACAGATCGAAGAGCTGTTGCAAAAACTTGAGCAACCCATGAGCGCCGTCTCCAGGCTACAATTCCGGCGTAATCGCTACTGGCTGTTAAAGCATCTGGAAAAAAGAACCGGGCAAAAAGAAGAGGCCATCGTGTTGAACAAGCGCAAGGACGGATATTCGATTCTGTTGACGGAGTACATGGTTGAATGCTTTATGCCCCAGTCCGGCGGCATCAATCTTAAGCCCGAGGATCTTATTCGCATCACCATTCAAAACATTAATGCCAGAAACGATGTTATTTCCGTTTTTCTAGGGTAA
- a CDS encoding methyltransferase — protein MSQNIWAIGRILETAGTYWQICTLHTGVKLNVFTVLDNTTLPAQDVAREISGDLRGIATLLDALCAMGLLHKSASGYANTQAAATWLSCKSPQYVGHIILHHHHLMEIWERLDEAVLTGGPVQIQSRHAQDEKRESFLMGMFNLAMNIAPRITEAIDLSSRAHLLDLGGGPGTYAIHFCKKNKGLKASIVDLPTTRPFAEKTIASFGLADRIDFIEGNFLEEAIPGTYDAAWLSHILHGEGPADCQNIIQKVVSVLRPGGMIMIHEFMMNNRMDGPLFPALFSLNMLCATETGRAYSQAQLSDMLSSAGVINIRRVKIDTPNDSGILLGTLAKNTLRK, from the coding sequence TTGAGTCAGAACATCTGGGCCATCGGACGCATTCTGGAAACCGCCGGCACATATTGGCAGATATGCACCCTGCATACCGGCGTCAAGCTGAACGTGTTTACCGTGCTGGACAATACCACCCTGCCGGCGCAGGATGTCGCTCGCGAAATATCCGGCGATCTGCGGGGCATCGCGACGTTGTTGGACGCCCTCTGCGCCATGGGGCTTCTGCACAAATCCGCGAGCGGGTATGCCAATACGCAAGCTGCCGCCACATGGCTTTCATGCAAATCCCCGCAGTACGTCGGGCATATTATTCTGCACCACCATCACCTGATGGAAATCTGGGAGCGGCTCGACGAAGCCGTCCTGACGGGCGGTCCGGTTCAAATACAGTCCAGGCACGCGCAGGATGAAAAGCGGGAAAGCTTTCTGATGGGCATGTTCAACCTGGCCATGAATATAGCCCCTCGAATCACGGAAGCCATTGATCTGTCCAGTCGCGCGCACTTGCTGGACCTGGGCGGTGGGCCGGGCACCTATGCCATCCATTTTTGCAAAAAAAACAAGGGGCTTAAAGCATCGATTGTCGACTTGCCCACAACCCGCCCTTTTGCTGAAAAAACCATCGCATCCTTCGGGTTGGCCGATCGTATTGACTTTATAGAAGGAAACTTCCTTGAAGAGGCTATTCCCGGCACCTATGATGCTGCATGGCTCTCGCACATTTTGCACGGAGAAGGGCCGGCGGACTGCCAAAATATCATTCAAAAGGTCGTCTCCGTTCTTCGACCGGGCGGCATGATTATGATTCACGAATTTATGATGAATAATCGCATGGACGGCCCGCTTTTTCCAGCGCTTTTTTCTCTGAATATGCTTTGCGCCACAGAAACCGGCAGGGCCTATTCACAGGCGCAGCTAAGCGATATGCTCTCATCCGCCGGTGTGATCAACATTCGCCGCGTTAAAATCGATACGCCCAATGATTCCGGTATTCTTCTGGGCACTTTGGCAAAAAATACGCTTAGAAAGTAA
- a CDS encoding FAD-dependent oxidoreductase, with the protein MMNDKSYHIILGNVRGNRLSTRVLEEQIQMAVSMGYRQIEVRAYGQHGIGGRLWKAGDEKIHIRITGHSGQRVGSFGYANTRIEVMGPASDDIGWLNAGAQIVVHGHAANGTANAMAQGKVYVAGNIGSRGMTMTKQNPRFDPPELWVLGSAGDYFGEFMAGGIAVICGYNPQTPKNVLGHRPLVGMVGGKVFFRGPHAGFSRQDAKLVPIDAADWAWLTENLKVYLEHIHRTELLDTLSDAKEWQLLVVRSPQEKIGGTQRAMHDFRKNVWDKELGEGGLIGDLTKIDRSPVPLIVMGELRRFVPVWENRKYLAPCEASCPTGMPVHERWRLVREGRVDEAVDLALAYTPFPATVCGYLCPNPCMSACTRSSSSMASVDVTQIGKASIQAKTPALPALKAGRIAVIGGGPAGISVAWQLRQRGYEAVVYDMTEKLGGKISAVIPESRIPKEVVAAELTRAREIIPHVHLQQALQKEDVERLRNDFDFIVVAVGAQKPRTIPIPGGEKMITALDFLGKAKQNAVKPGKRVIIIGAGNVGCDVATEAARLGAADITLIDVQEPASFGKERDEAEKVGAKFRWPCFTKEITDAGVVLRTGEVLPADTVIISIGDQPLLDFLPEAVAVERGFVTVNDIYRTTDEKIFAIGDAVKPGLITDAIGAGRKAAGAISDLLSGNEPAKETRRMIDRKRVTLEYFDPRFREFGDVTQCGAHCASCGACRDCGICVQICPETAIRRMELLTGGYEYVVDETRCIGCGFCAGACPCGVWDLAEGAPLS; encoded by the coding sequence ATGATGAATGACAAATCATATCACATTATATTGGGCAACGTGAGGGGCAACCGCCTCAGCACCCGGGTTCTTGAAGAGCAGATTCAAATGGCGGTGTCCATGGGGTATCGCCAGATTGAGGTGCGGGCCTACGGCCAGCACGGCATCGGCGGACGCCTCTGGAAAGCCGGGGATGAGAAGATTCACATTCGAATCACCGGGCACTCCGGACAACGGGTGGGCTCCTTTGGGTATGCCAACACCCGCATTGAAGTCATGGGACCTGCCTCTGATGATATCGGGTGGCTCAATGCGGGCGCCCAAATTGTGGTGCACGGCCATGCTGCCAACGGCACAGCCAATGCTATGGCCCAGGGCAAGGTCTATGTCGCCGGCAATATTGGTTCAAGAGGCATGACCATGACCAAGCAAAACCCGCGTTTTGATCCGCCCGAGCTTTGGGTGCTCGGATCTGCGGGCGATTATTTCGGGGAATTCATGGCCGGCGGGATAGCCGTTATTTGTGGCTATAACCCGCAGACGCCGAAAAATGTGTTGGGTCATCGTCCCCTGGTGGGTATGGTGGGTGGAAAGGTGTTTTTTCGGGGACCGCATGCCGGTTTCAGCCGGCAGGACGCCAAACTGGTTCCGATCGATGCGGCCGATTGGGCATGGTTGACGGAAAACCTGAAGGTCTATCTGGAACATATTCACCGAACCGAGTTATTGGACACCTTATCGGATGCCAAAGAATGGCAATTGCTGGTTGTTAGATCCCCTCAGGAGAAAATCGGCGGCACGCAGCGGGCCATGCATGACTTCAGAAAAAATGTCTGGGACAAGGAGCTGGGAGAAGGGGGCTTGATCGGAGATTTGACCAAGATTGACCGAAGCCCGGTTCCGCTGATTGTAATGGGTGAGTTACGACGCTTCGTACCCGTTTGGGAAAACCGGAAATACCTGGCGCCGTGTGAGGCATCGTGCCCTACCGGCATGCCGGTGCATGAACGATGGCGGCTGGTCCGTGAAGGCCGGGTGGATGAGGCCGTGGATTTGGCGCTGGCGTATACGCCGTTTCCCGCTACGGTGTGCGGCTATTTATGCCCCAACCCCTGCATGAGCGCCTGCACCCGTTCCAGCAGCTCCATGGCATCGGTAGATGTCACCCAAATCGGAAAGGCCAGCATTCAGGCCAAAACACCGGCATTGCCCGCGCTTAAAGCCGGACGCATTGCGGTGATCGGCGGCGGCCCGGCCGGTATTTCCGTGGCATGGCAGCTTCGTCAACGCGGGTATGAAGCCGTGGTGTACGATATGACCGAAAAACTGGGCGGAAAGATCAGCGCGGTCATTCCCGAGAGCCGGATTCCGAAAGAGGTGGTGGCAGCAGAGCTGACCCGTGCAAGGGAAATCATCCCTCATGTTCACCTCCAGCAGGCGCTTCAAAAAGAGGATGTGGAGCGGCTTCGGAATGATTTTGACTTCATTGTCGTGGCTGTGGGCGCGCAAAAACCGCGCACGATTCCGATCCCGGGCGGTGAAAAAATGATCACGGCGCTGGATTTCCTCGGAAAAGCAAAACAAAATGCGGTAAAACCGGGAAAGCGGGTAATCATTATCGGCGCCGGTAATGTGGGCTGCGATGTGGCGACCGAGGCCGCGCGTCTCGGGGCCGCCGATATCACGCTGATCGATGTGCAGGAGCCGGCCTCTTTCGGAAAAGAACGGGATGAGGCCGAGAAAGTCGGTGCAAAATTCAGATGGCCCTGCTTTACCAAGGAAATAACGGATGCCGGCGTGGTCCTAAGAACCGGCGAAGTGTTGCCGGCCGATACGGTGATTATCTCCATCGGTGATCAGCCCCTGTTGGATTTTCTACCCGAAGCGGTTGCCGTTGAGCGTGGTTTTGTCACGGTAAACGATATCTATCGGACAACCGATGAGAAAATTTTCGCTATTGGCGATGCGGTAAAGCCCGGCCTGATCACGGACGCCATCGGCGCGGGCCGCAAAGCCGCGGGCGCCATCAGTGATCTGCTTTCCGGCAATGAACCCGCTAAAGAAACACGCCGAATGATCGATCGCAAGCGCGTGACACTCGAGTATTTTGATCCAAGGTTTCGGGAATTTGGCGATGTAACGCAGTGCGGCGCGCATTGCGCTTCCTGTGGCGCGTGCCGGGATTGCGGCATCTGCGTGCAGATTTGTCCGGAAACCGCGATTCGCCGAATGGAATTGCTCACGGGCGGGTATGAATATGTGGTTGATGAAACCCGGTGCATCGGATGCGGATTTTGCGCCGGTGCGTGTCCTTGCGGGGTATGGGATTTAGCGGAAGGGGCGCCGCTATCATAA
- a CDS encoding glutamate synthase: MCRLFAITSDEPLSPMVAIESMEVMREGHDGSGVGLLLRDLGGPFEEMKDAPILSGIFSDTGIKRLDAYMMDLGFMTKFRLSIKVPKTPPPGTPKRDTYLVRAYEYPEEWEGLTREVISDRLLGIRLKLREMGEEKDDMIVYSFWPDVIMIKEIGDPMQVARYLNFDRKELKARVILAQGRQNTNYAINLYACHPFFIQGFGSMTNGENTAFIPIREYLKSRGFHGYSGYQSDSEVFTHILHFMQTKLDLGIEFYKHVITPLQDADIAVHANSSFLRHLKYTCRPLIIDGPNCVIGSLPDNTLFMVQDRKKLRPGVVGGRPGLYAFSSEICGLDAAIPNRDKSKDFQPMYLDTALVRPDRKEVTLCTQSAPLPLPH, encoded by the coding sequence ATGTGTCGTTTATTTGCCATTACCAGTGATGAGCCATTGTCGCCCATGGTTGCCATCGAATCGATGGAAGTCATGCGGGAAGGACACGACGGCTCCGGCGTGGGGTTGCTGCTCCGCGATTTGGGCGGTCCCTTTGAGGAGATGAAGGACGCACCGATTCTTTCCGGCATTTTCAGTGATACCGGGATAAAGCGACTTGATGCCTATATGATGGATTTAGGCTTTATGACCAAGTTCAGGCTGTCCATCAAGGTTCCAAAGACGCCTCCCCCGGGTACGCCCAAGCGGGATACCTATCTGGTGCGGGCTTATGAGTATCCGGAAGAATGGGAGGGGCTGACCCGGGAAGTGATATCGGACCGGTTGCTCGGCATTCGACTCAAATTGCGGGAGATGGGAGAGGAAAAGGACGATATGATCGTCTACTCCTTCTGGCCGGATGTGATCATGATCAAGGAGATCGGTGATCCGATGCAGGTGGCGCGCTACCTGAATTTTGACCGAAAAGAGCTCAAGGCACGCGTGATTCTGGCGCAAGGCCGTCAAAACACCAATTACGCCATCAACCTCTATGCCTGTCATCCGTTTTTTATTCAGGGCTTCGGGTCTATGACCAACGGCGAGAACACGGCGTTCATTCCCATTCGGGAGTATTTGAAATCCAGGGGATTTCACGGTTACTCGGGATACCAGTCCGATTCCGAGGTGTTTACCCATATTCTGCATTTCATGCAAACCAAACTAGATCTCGGCATCGAATTTTATAAGCATGTGATCACTCCCTTACAGGATGCGGACATCGCCGTACATGCGAATTCGAGCTTTTTAAGGCATCTCAAATACACCTGTCGGCCGCTGATTATCGACGGGCCCAATTGCGTGATCGGCAGCTTGCCGGACAACACCCTTTTCATGGTTCAGGACCGCAAAAAGCTCAGGCCCGGTGTGGTGGGCGGCCGCCCCGGATTGTATGCATTTTCATCAGAAATTTGCGGCCTGGACGCCGCGATTCCGAACCGGGATAAGAGCAAAGACTTTCAGCCCATGTATCTGGACACAGCGCTTGTGCGTCCGGACCGTAAGGAGGTTACCCTATGTACCCAAAGCGCGCCGTTACCCCTTCCACACTGA
- a CDS encoding response regulator, with the protein MDPDKDTLLIVDDNATNLSIMQALLDKEEYRTVITDNSLECLDILKSLTPNLILLDIDMPDMNGLEVCRIVKQDSRSSEIPIIFVTGLTDNKTINDAFECGGTDYIKKPINRVELLARIKSVLARQKYKQSLLEKERLAGVLEMAGAVCHELNQPLQVIQLYVDAIDSAQIKEKGIRDALEQIRRQTVRMGSITKKIMQITKYESRDYLEGVRIIDIEKASSPKISGG; encoded by the coding sequence ATGGACCCGGATAAAGACACATTATTAATTGTTGATGACAATGCGACCAATCTGAGCATTATGCAAGCGCTGCTCGACAAGGAAGAATACCGAACGGTTATCACAGATAACAGCTTGGAATGCCTTGATATTTTAAAATCATTGACCCCAAACCTCATCTTGCTGGATATCGACATGCCGGATATGAACGGCCTGGAGGTTTGCCGCATTGTGAAACAGGACTCCCGTTCCAGCGAAATTCCGATCATTTTCGTCACCGGGTTGACGGATAACAAGACGATTAACGACGCCTTTGAATGTGGCGGCACGGATTATATCAAAAAACCCATCAACCGGGTGGAATTGCTGGCCAGAATTAAATCGGTCCTGGCACGACAAAAGTATAAACAGAGCCTGCTGGAAAAAGAGCGGCTGGCCGGGGTTCTAGAAATGGCCGGCGCGGTGTGCCACGAGTTGAACCAACCCCTTCAGGTGATTCAGCTTTATGTGGATGCGATCGATTCCGCCCAAATTAAAGAAAAGGGCATTCGCGACGCCTTGGAACAAATCCGTCGACAAACGGTGAGAATGGGGTCAATCACCAAAAAAATCATGCAAATCACAAAATATGAGAGCCGGGATTATCTGGAAGGGGTGCGAATTATCGATATTGAGAAAGCCTCCAGTCCGAAAATAAGTGGGGGGTGA